gggaggaagcgCAACCGCGCCTCGTGGATTGACCCCCCCGAGGAGGATTACTCCACGCAGCTGACCCAGGCTGAGGTGGAGAGCTGCATGAAGAAGTACGAGGTGGGTGGCTTGTGTCCCCCTTGTCCCCTTGTCCCTGGACCTGCTGGGTTCCCCAAGGGCTTCCCGGGGTTCTCTGAGGTGTCCCCGTGGCCATCAGGATCCCCAAGGTGTCCCATGGGGTCCCTGAGGTGCCCCCGTGTCTGGTGGCCTCCCAAAGTGTCCCTTCCCGAGCTGTCCCATCCGGACCCACTCCTGGTGACCTGCCCGTGTCACTGCTATCCCCTCAGGACACCTTCCAGGACTACCAGGAGATGTTCATCCAGTTTGGCTACGTGGTGCTCTTCTCCTCGGCCTTCCCGCTGGCGGCCGCCTGCGCGCTGCTCAACAACGTGCTGGAGATCCGCAGCGACGCCTTCAAGCTCTGCAGCGGCCTGCAGAGACCCTTCGGGCAGCGCGTGGCCAGCATCGGCCACTGGCAggtgggacacggggacacggggacatggggacatggggacagcatcGGCCACTGGCAggtgggacacggggacatggggacatggggacatggggacagcatcGGCCACTGGCAggtgggacacggggacatggggacatggggacatggggacagcatcGGCCACTGGCAggtgggacacggggacatggggacatggggacatggggacagcatcGGCCACTGGCAggtgggacacggggacatggggatatGGGGACAGCATCGGCCACTGGcaggtgggacacagggacatggggacatggggacatggggacatggggacagcatcGGCCACTGGCAggtgggacacggggacatggggacatggggacatggggacagcatcGGCCACTGGCAggtgggacacggggacatggggacatggggacagcatcGGCCACTGGCAggtgggacacggggacatggggacatggggacatggggacagcatcGGCCACTGGCaggtgggacatggggacatggggacagaggggacacggggacagaggggacactgggaacaTGGGGACATGGAGACACTGGCAGGTGGGGCATGGGGACAGCGgagacagaggggacagcagggagagtggggacagaggggacaacagggacactggggacagtggggacagcaggagatCGGGGCTCTTTGTCCCCACTCGGTGGCACAGAAATGACGTTCTCAGAGAAGTTGCTCACAGGCTTCTCGTCTTTGACCTGAAAAGCCATTCAGGAATTTAATCTTTAAGAACTGACAATTGTTAAACCACTAAAAAAGGTTAACGAGAAAAGCTTCGCTCCCTAAATAAgctaaaaaaattttttttaaagaataaaagaactgaaaatttaaactttatttcattatcaattaaaaatattagaaatttattaaatataattatttaatatagtataattatgtattattattattaattactattataaaatattatcaATCACTATTATTTACTGTTATTATAATCATTATTAATAATAACTAGTATAACCATTATTAATAACTATTTGATAATAGTTATTAAATATTGTtaactatttttaaatactaTTATTAACTATTACAATTAGATATTACtattaaattttctttaattctAATCACACTTAATTACCACTAAACCTTTTTCCTTCACGCccttttaaaactttaaacCTCCTCCACCTTCCCACCTCCCAACCCAAAAATCAACCGACACATTCCCATAACCACACTGACCATTCACCACCACGCTAATTAACAAATTAACCGAAACCCCCCTCGAATGAACGCCCCAAACGTGTGGTGCAGAAGGTGATGGAGGCCATGGGCGTGGTGGCCATCGTGGTGAACTGCTTCCTGATCGCGCAGTGCGGGCAGCTGCAGCGCCTCTTCCCGGGGCTCAGCCCCGAGGCCGCCATCGTCTCCGTCGTGGTGCTCGAGGTACCGGGGCAGCGGGCTTGGGGTCCCCTGGGGGCAGCtccggggctggggacaccccagggtcaccctgctggggtttggggtcctcCCAGGGTCACCCCGCTGGGGTTTGGGTGCTCCAGGGTCAccctgctggggtttggggtcacccTGCTAGGGTTTGGGGTGCCCCCGGGGCAAccctgctggggtttggggtcacccTGCTAGGGTTTGGGGTCACCCAGGGTCAccctgctggggtttggggtcacccTGCTAGGGTTTGGGGTGCCCCCGGGGCAAccctgctggggtttggggtcaccctgctagggtttggggtcaccctgctggggtttggggtcacccaGGGTCAccctgctggggtttggggtccccccaGAGTCACCTCTGGGTTTGGGGTACCCCAGGGTCAccctgctggggtttggggtgcccagGTTGGGTCACGGATTGCGGGGTGGTGATGGCTGCGGGTGGGGATGGCCGGGGGAGTTCTGGGCTGGATGGGCCACGAATCCCTGGGTACTCCCAGCTCTGGGTATTCAAATCCCTGGGTATTTACAGACTTGGGTACTCACAGCCCTGGGTACTCAAATCTCTGAGTACTACCAGAGTAGCAGGCCAGTACTACTACCCATGAGTACTCACAGCGCTGGGTACTCACAGCTCTGGGTATGAAATCCCTGGGTATTTACACCTCTGGGTACTCACAGCTTTGGGTACTGAAATCCCTGGAcaattaattcattaattccCTGGACACTGGGCCagattttgggatggaaggggcagattttgggatggaaggggcagattttgggatggaagaggcagattttggggtggaaaggctggattttgggatggaaggACAGGATTTCAGGAATGCTGGGAATGCTGAggcgtgtccccatgtccccgtgtccccagcactTCGCCCTGCTCCTCAAGTACGTCATCCAGGTGGCCATTCCCGACATTCCTGCCTGGGTGGCTGAGGAGATGGCCAAGCTGGAGTACCAGCGCCGCGAGGCCTTCAAGGTGGGTCCTGCCGGGGTGGCGTCCCCAGCGTGTCCCCAAGGGTCCCCAAAGTGTTCCCAGCATCACTGGgttccccaaggtgtccccatgCCCACTGGCCCTCCTGGGGTGTCCCTAAGCCCAGTGTCCCCTGAATGTGCCCCTCGATGTGTCCCTGATGTTCCCTAGATGTGCCCCCTGTTGTGTCCCCATGCCCCGTGTCCCCTCGATGTGTCCCCCATCTCTGTCCCCTCAATATCCCCTGGTTGTGTCCCCCGGCCACGCCCCACGCCCGGTGTCCCCTCGATGTCCCCGTGGCTGTCCCCAGAAGCACGAGCGGCAGGCCCAGCAccacttccagcagcagcagcgccgcaAGCGCGAGGAAGAGGAGCGGCAGCGCCACGCCGAGCTCCAGGCGCGCCGCGACCGCGACCCCGCCCGCGACGAGGCCACCAAGGCCGAGGCCACCGGGCAGGACCCGGCGCACGACAAGGGCCAGGCCAAGGGGAAAAGCTCCGGCGGCTCCTCCGCGCACGGCCCCGACAAACCCAAGCGGCCGAGCTCGCTGCTGGCCACCAACAACGTGATGAAGCTGAAGCAGATCATCCCCCTGCAGGGCAAATTCCTGTCCGGGGGCACGGGCGCGGCTGGCACCGCCACCGCCAGGTCGCCGCAGTCGCCCACGGGCAGCGAGAACAAACTGCCGGGATTCCTGAGCTTCAAATTCCTCAAATCGCCCGAGACTAAGCGGGACGCGGGCACCGAGAAGGTGCAGTCGCCCACCAAGCCCTTCAACCCCGGCAAGCTCTTTAATTTCGGCAAGTCCGAAGGGCTCGGTGCCAACGGGGGAGCGGCCGGAGCgtccccgcagccccgggcggGGCCCTCGGCGGACGCGGGGCCCGGGAAGGCACACCTCAACGAGGAAGGGGCGCGGGAGGAAGCGGAGAAccgggcggaggaggagggcgGCGGTGCCCGGCTCTGAccgggggctccgggggggCGGGAGGAGCCGGGCGGGGGAGGAGAGCGGCGGTGCCCGGTTCTGAGCGGGGATCCGGGAGCACGGGGAGCCAGAGAAccgggcggaggaggaggagggcggcGGTGCCCGGTTCTGAGCGGGGCTCCCCCGGTTCCGGCGGTTCCGGGAGCCGCCGGGTCCCTGCTGCGCGTGGCCGTGGCCGTCGGGAGCCTCTCGCCGCCGCTCGCccgcggggcgggcccgggggcCGCCAGCGCCGCGCTCCGCTccgctgctctgtgctgtgtccccccgtgtccccccggtCCCCCGGGATGTGTCCCCTCGTGTCCCCCCGGTCCCCCGGGCtgtgtccccccgggtccccccggccccgccgcgcggagccgccgccaccgccccgggagccgcggggggACGGCGGGGGAGGCCTGAGAGCGGCGGAACCGCGGGAGCGGCACGGCGCGGGTTATCCCGGTGCGGCCGGAGCATCCCGCAACTTCCCAGGCGCACCGGAGGGAGTTATCCCGGTTTTCCACGGGCAGCGGGAGCAGTTGTCCCGGTTTTTGGAGCATCCCGGTTTCCGGAGCATCCCGGTTTCCACGGGCACCGGGGGCAGTTATCCCGGCTTTTGGAGCATCCCGGTTTTCCATGGGCACCGGGAGCAGTTATCCCGGTTTTTGGAGCATCCCGGTTTTCCACGGGCACCGGGAGCAGTTATCCCGGTTTTTGGAGCATCCCAAACTCTCCCACAGTCCCGGTTTCCCCCAGAGACGCCGCGCTCCAGCCTTTGGATCCTCCGGGAGCCGCATCCCGCTCCGGGAATTCCCGGGACGAGCCCGATTCAGCCGTGCCTCAACCCTGCTCCGCCCGCTCCCCCCGCCTGGATCCCGGATCCCAAATCCCGGAGATCCTTCCCGGGAGTTTTCCAGCCGTGCATGGGCAGCGTTTCTTGCACTAAATCCCAGCCCCGATCCCGCCGCCGGTGCCGCTTCTCCCAAATCCCAGCGGGACATTCCCGGCTCCAGCTCCgaattccctggaattctgtCGCAATAAGGGGCGGGACAAGGAGGGGACGCGGGGAGGGACAATGGGGGAGGGGGTGGGAGCCGCTTCGCTGCTGCCGCGGGAAGGAATTCCGGGATTCCCTGGATCGGCTTTTCCAGcgggatccatgctgggaatgcgctccctcctttccctgcttCGCTTCGCGGGGttggtggcacttggggacatccattcccaaagggaaaaatcggggaaaagagggaaaagctgggaaaagggagggggggTGGTCCCGAGTCCCCTCCTGTTCCTCTTCCCAAAAATCAGGTTGGAATTTTCttggggggttttttcccccccctccTCTTTCGAAGACTCCATGGAGTTTTGAAGAATGCATGGAATTTCAAAGAATccatggaattttggggtttggggttttttttgggatccCAAATCgaagccattttccagagcAATAAGTGCAGGAAAATCTGGGATTCCCGAGGGAAAGGCTCCGCGTTCCTGCTCCAGGGTAGGAAAATCCCAGTGGAATCAGggagggaaatttgggaatgtgggaattggagaagggaaatttgggaattggGGATGGAGTTTGGGAATTGGGgacagattttgggatgggagATTGAGATTTGGGATGGAGTTTGGGAATTCAGGGCAGAGCTTTGGAAATTGGGGATGGAGATTTGGGAATGTGGATGGAGGAGGATCCCAATCCCCCCACCTGGCCTGGAATATCCCAGAGATCTTGGGGCTGATCCCGGGAAAAGGGAGCCCTGGGAACCTTGGGAATTCCAGGAAActgagaccccaaaattccaggaAGCTCCGGGTGGgtcctcctcctgccctcatCCCATGGGATTTTCCCAAAAACCCCGGGAATGGCTTTGATCCCATTTCCCTCTGGAACACAGAATTCCCAGAGGGAAAAGCCCCAAATCCGGGGAATTTTCATCcctttcccaaaaaaaaaaccaacaaaaaaatctcTGGAATTTCGGAGGAGGGGGAAATTCGGGAATggtttttcctttgattttttttccttggagtgggaattccaggaaaggaaggaagggggGGGGTGggtaatttatttctttttaatttatttttgtaaaatccgcaataaaaaagaaatttatttcgACAGCTCATTTGCAGCTCATTTGCATATTTGAATATTCGAATTCGGTTCCAGGATCcagagcagcattcccagcctcTGGAAAAAGGGGAACCAGATATtctcaggagggaaaaaccCGATTAAATCCTCAAAATTCCATCAATTTCTTGTTGATACAAATGTGGAATTGTTGGAAAAGAAATTCCCACAGAAGAATTCTGGTGAATATACAGGATTTTAGCAGGAATTTTAGGAAAATTCAGGATTTTCCAGCTCTGTGATCCTGGATTTTGGGTGGAAATGGAAGGATTTGAAGGGAAAATCCTGGAGCTGAGCATGACGGAGCTTCCCAGGATTTGGGAATGGCCAAAATTGGGTGGAAAATTCCCAAGAAATTCAGGATTGAGCTctgggaattgcaggaattcTGAGAATTCCAAGCCCTGTGGGTGTTTGGGGGCAGAAACTGggccaaaaaaccccaggaaaatcctgggatttgggaattccagGTTGGAAGGCACCAGGAAGTGGTAGGAGAggatttttccaggaattttcCAGAAGACTTCCTGAATGGGATcaagggaaggggaggaagagCTCCTGGAATTGCAGGGAAAGCTGGGAATGACCTGGaggagagggggaagggggatCCCAAATGCAGGGATGGGAGGAGAACCCCAAatccagggattttgggaatttgggatgggaTGAGGACAGGACTCACTGCAGGGATCCCAAAGAAATCCATGGATGAGAATCCCAAATTCAGAGATCCCAAATCCAGGAAGGGGATGAGAACCCCAAATCCaaggatcccaaatcccaacgGGATCTGGACCTTCCGGCCAATCCCAACCTTTTCCCCCGGAATTCCCCATCCCTGTTTTTCCCAGGATAAATCCTCATTCCCGAGGCTCCCACCCCCCTTttcctaggggaaaaaaagtgggaattccagcaggaaGTGCCAACTCTTTAATGGAACAACATTCCCCAGCCTCGGGAACCCCGGGATCCGCCCTCCTCTCCTGGAAACCCCGGAATTCCTCCCGGAGAGTCCTCAAATCCGGCTCCTCCCGCAGTTCTCCAGCTGGAAAtcccaaacccaaccaaaatccCGGGAATTCCGCTTgtccttccccccacccccacccccccaacACCGCATTCCAGGAATTCCAAAGTGGCTTCcataaaaaaaccaaccaaacaaaacaaaacaaacaaaaaaaaaaaaaaattgggaaaaacgGAGGCAGAGCCAAAGTTCTGGATTGAATTCCAGTCCCAAATTCCGGGAATTCTGACCGGAGCcgtgtcctgctcctgctcctcccgaGCTCCTGGGGGAGTTTCGGCCCTTCCCAGCCCGGAATTCCGAAGGTGGATCTGGGATTTTCCGGGAAAAGGGCGGCAGGAACCCTCCCAGAGCCAGGGAATCGATTCTGGGAATCTCCTGGAAAAATCCCTGCGGGTTTCCCAGCAAGGGGAGGGAGAAGGGCCCGAATTCCGGGATTCCTGCAGGAGTCAGCTCCtcatggaaaagcagctggaattttgggatcaTCTCGTCCTTTCCCGAGGTTCTCCACGGATCCTGAGCCTCTGGATGGTCCTGGAAAGGCGGCTGGGAATTGTCTCAATCCCGAGGATTTGGGGAGAGGGGGATGGGCTCTGCATTCCTGGAATTCCATCCTGGATTCTTCCAGCTTGGATTCCTGAAATTCCATCCTGGATTCTGGAATTCCAGCCTGGATTCTCAAATTCCATCCTGGATTCTTCCAgcccagatcccaaatcccatcatGGATTCCCAAATTGCAGGCAGGCTTCTCTCAGATCCGGGGCCGCTCCCAGTCCTGGGAATTCTGAGCGATCCCTCGGAGAGGATCCAGTGATTCCCAGGAAAAAATCGGGATTTAAGGATCAAAGCTCCCGGATTTTCCAAAGGGAGGTGGAAAAAATGCCGTGGATCCAGCCCCAAAAAAATCCCGGGATCCAAATTCCCAGGGATTGGCTCCAGCCATGATCGGAGCCCGGGAAGGGGTTGggaattttctggaaaaatgggaaaggcCTCAAAAACGGGAAAGGTTGGGAATATCCAAAGGATTCCTGGGAATTTCTCAAGGGGGaagtgaaggggaaaaaaatcctggaattttGCAGGGAGGGGATGTGGGGAATCCTGGGAAAAGGTGAGTTTTGGGAAGGGAGGAGATCCCAGAAAAagtggatttttgggaatgaggaattctGGAGTATCACAGGGAGGAGACCCCAAGAATCCCCcaaaaaaagtggaattttaaaaaagagttgTTCTGGAATTTCACAAGGAGCAGATCCAAGGAATCCCAggaaaaaggggattttgggaagggaatAGATCCCAGGAGAagtggatttttgggaatgagCTCTTCTGGGAGACGTCAGGAGCAAATCCCAGGAACCTCAGGaaaaagggggattttgggaattaggaattctGGGATATCCcaggaaaaagggggaattttgggaattaggaattctGGGATATCCcaggaaaaagggggaattttgggaattagGGCCCCTAAGGACAAACAATCCTTCCTCTCCATAAAAACCCCATAAATACAAACCAAAAACCGGGCACGAGGCAAATCCCAAATAAATAGGGCGGATCCTGGGAATTCCCAGCGGGtcggggcgggggggggcgTGGGCGGTGAACAAAGCGGGAAGAGCCTTGGGAATTCCCGAATCCCAGGATTTTAAGTGTCCTCGGTCATGTCCTGGCTGCCGGTCCGGGCGATCTTGCGCGGCGGCGCCGAGTTCTCGCCCTCCAGCTCGGCCTGCTCCTGCTCGCGCTTCTTGGCCGCATTCTGCAACGATGCCAGGGGTGCCAGGGGTGCCAGGGGCAATTCCAGGGGGATTTCGGGGAATCTTAGGGAGTTCCAGGGGGATTTCAGCGGGCTCCAGGGGATGTTAGGGAGTTCCAGGGGCAATTCCAGGGGATTTCAGGGAATTCCAGGGGCAATTCCAGGGGATTTCCGGGAGTTCCAGGGGCAATTCAGGGGGCTCCAGGGGATTTCCAGGGAATTCCAGGGGCAATTCTAGGgcaggctcccagcacagggaccccTCGTGTTCCCACATGCTGGGATTCCCAAATCCCCGGATTCCCAAACCCCAGCATTTCCAATCCCAGCATTCCTACACCCCAGCATTCCCAAACTCCCCACCACAACCTCCCCTCAATCCCAATTTTCCCTCATTCCCGAGGCAGAACCACCCCAGGATTTCCTGCTTGGAATTCCCACGTTCAACCATTCCTACAGGAATGATTCCTGGAATGAAccaatcccaaattcccagaaaaAACTGGGAGTTTTGGGTCCCAAATGTCACCTTTTTGTCCCACTGCTGGTGGAGGTAGCGCAGGAGGATGTTTGTCTTCTCTGTCACAATTACTGGGGAAAATCcaaggaaaaacagggaaaagatTCCAGGTTTTAGGAGGATTCCAACAGgtaaggagggaagaaaaattgggaattgttgggggaaaaattgggataAAGAAgtggaaaatgggaataaataaaGGGGGAATACTGGGAATTAATAAAGGGAAAATTGGGAATAAATGAGGGAGAAATTGGGAATAAATAAGGGTGACATTTGGGATAAAAGAAGGGAAAGTTGGGAATAAGTAAAGGGGAAATTGGGAATAAACAGAGGGAAAACTGGGAGTAAATAAAGGGAAAATTGTGaataaagaaagggaaaaagctggaaataaaaaaaggcagaaatttgGGATAAATAAGGGGCAAAGTTGGTATAAAAGAGGGGGAGTGTTGGGAataaataaaggagaaatttgGACTAAAAGGAGGGAAAATCTGGaataaaaaagggggaaatttgggataaaTAAGGGGAAATTTGAGAATAAAGAGAGGGGGAAGTTGGGAATtactaaaggaaaaaatgggaattaaaaggggggaaaattgggaataaAAAGGGGGAGGCTGGGACTGGGATCTCCCCGGTGAGGCCgataaaaaatgggattttcctGGGAGAACTCACTCTGTTCCGAGGGGAATTCTCTGGTGGGCAAATACACCGAGGGCCGGCGGTTCTGGAACGGGAACGAGAGAGAatcgggggtgggactgggaaCAGGGGGATTGGGAATGCTGGGGTTGGGAATGCTGGGATCGGGGAATGCTGGGATCGGGAATGCTGGGATCGGGGAATGCTGGGATtcaggaattccaggatttgggAATTCCGGGATTCGGGAATTCCGGGATTCGGGAATTCCAGGATTGGGGAACTCCAGGATTGGGGAACTCCTCTGGGATTGGGGAATTCCAGGACTGGGGAATGCCAGGACTAGGGAACTCCTCTGGGATTGGGGAATGCCAGGACTGGGGAACTCCAGGAGCGGGGATGGCCCCGGAGCACTCACGGAGGCCTTGCAGACGGAATCCGCATGGAACCTGCTGAAGTTGCTCTTGTTGTACACTGGGAGACCCTTCAGGAAAtctgcctgcagagccacagttcccaaaatcccctcagggaacgggcagggacagccccgggagcGCAGGCACACCCCAGAGATCACTGCCCGCCCCAGACTCCAGGCACTGAGGGGAAATTCCCGGGATTTGGGCAGCTCCAAGCTTTCCTTTCCCAGATAAAATTCCCAGCGTGATCCCAAGGCTGGGACCCCTAAGCGCCCCCCCATAAAACAAATG
Above is a window of Passer domesticus isolate bPasDom1 chromosome 21, bPasDom1.hap1, whole genome shotgun sequence DNA encoding:
- the DDA1 gene encoding DET1- and DDB1-associated protein 1, with translation MADFLKGLPVYNKSNFSRFHADSVCKASNRRPSVYLPTREFPSEQIIVTEKTNILLRYLHQQWDKKNAAKKREQEQAELEGENSAPPRKIARTGSQDMTEDT